In the Magnolia sinica isolate HGM2019 chromosome 15, MsV1, whole genome shotgun sequence genome, one interval contains:
- the LOC131227025 gene encoding uncharacterized protein LOC131227025, with product MDVLGFPLEALLLGHYYLTTARSFWTWIAVLTAAFSFWRITAVSSRSRQNSDNPRSFQDPTPPAAASSEPEEPQKTPLDLTPSVPLKPDAEYPAVCSVSDNVVRKAGKFAAYYCEEDDGASDEEEGEYERCDGVSGEDEGVDERYDGVSGEEVGVVGECNGVSGVFDGVWPFGVRAGLPVVRTGDFGWYQCQDLTAINGSVVRLWAGGRRRRSSLRRASLGA from the coding sequence ATGGATGTGTTGGGATTCCCGCTCGAAGCGCTCCTCCTCGGCCACTACTACCTAACCACGGCTAGGAGCTTCTGGACTTGGATCGCTGTACTGACCGCCGCATTCAGCTTCTGGCGAATCACAGCCGTCAGTTCTCGAAGCCGGCAAAATTCCGACAATCCTCGGTCATTTCAAGATCCGACACCGCCAGCCGCAGCATCCAGCGAACCTGAAGAACCCCAAAAGACGCCGTTAGATTTGACGCCGTCCGTGCCCCTGAAACCCGACGCGGAGTATCCTGCCGTTTGCTCCGTCAGCGATAACGTCGTACGGAAGGCCGGGAAGTTCGCGGCGTATTACTGCGAGGAGGATGACGGCGCGTCAGATGAAGAGGAAGGCGAATACGAACGGTGTGACGGCGTTTCTGGCGAAGATGAGGGCGTCGACGAACGGTATGACGGCGTTTCTGGTGAAGAGGTGGGCGTTGTTGGAGAATGTAACGGCGTTAGCGGAGTATTTGACGGCGTTTGGCCTTTTGGGGTTAGAGCTGGATTGCCCGTTGTGAGAACAGGGGATTTTGGGTGGTACCAGTGCCAAGATTTAACGGCGATTAACGGCAGCGTGGTGAGGCTATGGGCCGGAGGGAGACGGAGGAGGTCGTCGTTAAGACGGGCTTCTCTGGGGGCATGA